Part of the Gemmatimonadota bacterium genome, ACGGGCATCTGCGCGCCTGAAATCGCATTTTTCTGCGCGTTCAGATTCTCCCAGTTCGCGTGCCCATTGGCATAGGTCACGATATTGTACCGATACCCGAATCCCGTAACAGAGTTCTCATCGGCAAAAGTATAAAGCCCGGTCGATGCATCGTAATACCTCGGGTCTTTTGCCTGAATTGTGGCGATCAGATTCCACGGGCCTGAAGGCGCGCCGGCATGCTGCACGGGATCCGTCTGGATCAGCGCCGTGTTCCCGTAAATTTTGTAACCGGCCACATCCTGCGCCTCGCCGCCCGTATAATCCGGATGCACCGCATCGTCGGCACCGTCACTCCAAGACAGTTCTACGTTGCCATTTGCATTGCTGCGAAGCAAAACAGGACGGTCGGTTTCGGCGCGCGCAAGTGATTCCACATCTGGCGGTTGATTGGGCAGGTCAAATCCCATTGCGTACAATTGGCGCGCGCGGTCGATGTGGTTGAACAAAATATCCTCACCGCCTGGCACCTGTGCCTGCGCGCCTGGCGTCATTGCCCACAGGCGGAAGTCCATCGGCTCACCGCCCGGACCCGCATTTTCGGCGGCCATACCCGCGGCAAAAACCACTACGATTTTTGCCTTGTCGCCCGGTACCAACTTCCAGGGACCGAACATCTGCGAGTGCAGTTGCTCCTGCAACTCTCGCTCACCGGGATTTGGACCACCCTCAATCGGGTTGTCGTCATAGGGCTTGCCCGGCGTGATGAACTTCTTCCACAACTCTTCAACCGTATCAATTGTCTCATGGGGTTCAAACTCGATGTTCGTGCGGCTTCGGCGTTTCCACCAATGTGCGTACGCAGGCTGACTGTTGGGAATATCCTCGCCCCCCATCGCCGTGCCCGTAATCGGCACATAGACGTCCGGGTCGTTGATAAAGGGCGGTGTCACATCTACAGGTCCCCAGCCTATGTATTGCGGCGAGTACAATTCTTGCTCTGCCCGATACCCGATTACGCCAATGGCCTCTGCGCCGAATCGGGGTTCGCCCATGTCGTTATTTGAACTGGTGGGCGCATCGCCATCGTACTGATACGATACTTTCTTGCCCTGATACTTCCCACCGTAATTGGCGGCCTCGGTAAACTGATACCGGTCGTCTTCCAGCCGACGCCCCGGCTCGGAAAACCAGTAGCCGTTCCACTTGCGATAGGAGTGCCCGGGTTTGTTCACGCTGAAATAGTTCAAATACCCCATATACACTTCTTCATAGGATCTGCCTGAGGTATTCTCTACGACCAGTTCTACAAAGAAGAAATCGTCGTAATCCGGATGGCTCCAGCCATACGCGGTCCGCGTAATCGTCATCCCCGTCCCGCTCGGTTCGATATTTGTGTTGCTGCGCCATCTCGTAATTACGGTCTCTTCTGGAAAGTGATCGAACTGGGGTAGCGTATAGGATCCGTTCTCGCGGTAATTATCCACTTCCACTGGCTCGTCGGAAATCGGCTTGGATTGCTCGGTGATCCCGCCGCGGTCCGAATTGAACCACACGTTGGCATCCTGGGTATCATACCCCAGTCGGGCTGCCACGATCGGTGGGTCTTGTCCGTTCCGCAAGCGCAAATTGCCCGATCCCGGCGTCAGGTCTGGCACGACCTGCTCCACATCCCCTGTGTTGGATACCGGTCCGGAGGATGTGACAAAGGTATTTCCGCTCGCATCTCGCGCGAGTATCCATACCCCCTGACCTTTTGAATTGTCGTAGTCCTGGTCTCGACCGCCAAAACTGCCCGATGTCGAAGACCCCGTATAAATATACGGATATGTCATTGAACCGTTTTCTCGCGCCACATATCCTTCCGAACCCAGGGCAAATGTCCCGCCCTGCTGTCCTGTGTTGCGAAATGATTCCGACAGCTTTGACCGGTCGATCTGCTTCATTGGCACTGGCTCATCCACTGCCTGAACCCCTGTCACAAATAGCCCAGTCAGAAAAATGCCAGCGAGCGCCTTACCAATCATTTGTCTAAACATAAATTCACTCCTTATAGAGGCGCCAGGATCGAGGAACCTGTTCTGATTCCCCGATCCACCGGTTTACATGCTCGTGCGCACGCCGAAATAGATCTCGCGGGTGCGATTCGTGTAGCTGTTCCACTGATCCCAGATCTGGTTGTTGTCCCGCACCACCACTGGTGTGGGCTGGTTCTCTGCCAGACCGTATTTGGGTATATCGTGGAAGAAATTCCACCTGCGGATCGGACGCGGCTTTTTGGCATTGAACAAATTGGTCGCCTCAAAGAATACGGTCGGACGCAATTTTCCAATCCGGAATCCCTTCTGAATGCCCAGGTCCGTACGGAATGCCGTTGGGTTGGTGAACAGCAGCTGGTTCCTGATCAGCTTGTTGGCCGTCGAGGGAGATGGCGTGGGCTGGCTGTAGCGGAAGAATGTGCCCGGTTCGATTCGCAGCACCAGGTTCACATTCAAATCGCTCAGCACCTTGCTCCCGCCCACCTCTGGACCATAGCCTTCGGGCGTGGCAAACAAAAATGTGATGCTTCCATCGCCCGTGGCATCGCGCATGTTGGCAGGACCGCGCACACCTCCTATTGTGTGTATACGAGCCGCAATATTCCGCTCGTCAGTCCAGGGGAATCCAACCTGTGCATCCGGCACCTGATTGGCGAATTTTTCGGTGATCCACAATTCCCGGTTGGCGTCGATTTCCTGCTGCACCAACTGGTCGGCAAACATGCCAATGGCATTGACCTCGGCACTCGACAGGGGTTGCCAGATGCGCTCACCCGTGGTCTCGTCGATTGCAAACTTAAAGCGATACGCATCTTTGGCCAGGAAGTCCGAATCCACGAACCAGCGCCCCACCCACTCCCGACCGCCGTAGAAGTTGTTCTGCTCCCAGTACCAACTCCACGTCGCGCGGAATGAGAAGAAATTGGTGAATCGCTTGCTCACGGCTAATTCCAGACCGCGCGTTTCACCACTATACGCGTTCTGATACCAGTGCGCGCGCTTGATCTGCTTTTCTACAGGATCGTGCAAAAACGTGTTGTTCTGCTGGAGATAGTCTTCTGTGCGGCGGTAGAACATCGTCGCATTGGCCGTGTAGTCCGAAACAAAGTTCCAATCGACACCCACTTCGTAGTTCACCGTACTGCCCGGACGCGAATTGGTCGATCCGCGCTTGGTCGAGCCCATTTCCAGGCCGCCGTAATACTCATAAGAACTGTATCTGTTGTCTGCGTTCAGGTCTTCGGCTATGCTTCGGCCCGAAGCTGCCTGCCAGGTCTGTCCGTACATCGCATAGAAAATCGGGAGGACGAAGAACCGGCCATAGGAGAAGTGAATCGCAGACCGCGCGGTAATCGGGTGAGATACCCCAAAGCGCGGCGACAGTTTGAACATATTTAGACCATCATAAGTCGGGAATGACTGCGGATTGTTGGGATAGGGCGTTTGACCCTGTCGCGCCAACGACGCATCTGCATCGGCAAACCAGCGGTTTTGGGGCAGTACTGACCACACGGGTTCGGGACGCGTCTGACCGCCGTGATCATACGCATCCAGGCGCACGCCCACGTTTACGACCATGCCCTCAAACTCCATCTTGTCCTGTGCATAAGCTCCAAGCTGGAATGCCCCTCTCGGATAATCCCGGAAGGCGTTCCAGGCCGGGTCGTCGAGATTGCCAGCCCCTCTTAAATCGGGGAGTTTAACGCCGTTCACAGTCGTGGCGGGCACAAAGTCCATCTGACCATCTGCACCCAACCGGTTCTGAGCCGATTCATAGTAGTCGTACATCGTCCAGACCCGATAACTGCCCGATGTTCCACGGCTCTGTGATTCCCACTGGTAGGTCCGGAACCAGGTTGCTTCGGCTCCTGCCTTAAAGAAATTTCCCTTTGTAACCTGACTGGAGAAATCAAATTTCAAATTGTGGCGCGTTTGACGATTCAATCGGTAGTCCCGAACCTCACGAGGTGTTGCCGTAAACCACTTGTCGTGGTCCCGAACTACATTGAACGTTTCTATAGGCATCCCCGATGTGTCTTGCTCGCTGTCTGAACGCGAGATACGCAACTCGTACAGGGTGCGCGAAGACAGGGAATGCGTTAAATATGCATACAACATCGAGTTCCACTCGATCTCTTTGCCCGCACCATCTATGCCTGCGGGCAAATACAGGTCTCGACCGGCTGATAATGCCGACTCCCGCGTGTTGCGGAAATTCTGGTTCGTTCCATACACACCACCCAACTTCAGGTTGATATTGGGCCTTACGCCAAATGTCAATTTGCCCGTTACCTGATAATTGGGCAGGCTCCGAAGTGCGGGGTCGGGACGTTGCACGGGTTGGCGATCTGTCTGCGCGCTCACGTGGAACGAGGTCTTGTCCCCTATGGGACCTGAAATAGACCCTTCAACGCGATGTCCCGATACATCTGTGTAATCGTCCGGCTGGATATGCACCAGGCGTCCCGAATCATCCGCTGTGCCGGGCAATCCATCGGCACCAATATCTTCTTTTTCCTGCAACCAGGCCGGATCGTCCAGGCGGATGCGGCTTCTACCCGTACCCTGGTTCAGGTGAATGATCGGGTCATAGGCATTGAAGCCGTAATGCCGCTTTCCGGCAACTGTATATCGATACTCGAAAAACCCGTGATAATCTCGGCTACCCTCTCGCGTCACGATATTGATGATTCCGGCGTCCATATTGCCGTATTCGGCTTCTGGCACACCTGTTACTACAGAGATTTCCTGGATAGATGCGCGGTTCACACCCGTGAACATATTTGCCGCGCGGCGGTCATTATTCACCATTCGCACACCGTCAACAGTATAGGTGAGTGAAATGGGCTTTGGCGTTGTCGTGTACCAGCCCGCACGGCGTTCGCCTTCGTCCATTTGAAAGTTGCCCTGCCGCACCGACCGTCCGTCTTTCTGTACGCCCGGCTGCAAGCCCGCCCACGCCCGAGCATCTTTGACCACGGGCTGCAAGTCAATCTCGTCAGCCGTTACATAGTATTTGCTCGCGGTCTTGTCCGGCTCTACGGGTGGACGCTCTGCCGTCACGATCAGTTCTGCGGCTTCCAGTGCTGTCTCGGTGAGCCTGAAATCCACTGTGGAGGTATAGCCCACCACCACTTTTACATCTTGCTGCACCACCTTCTGATACCCCACCAACGAGGCTTCCATGCTGTGCGTTCCCGGCAGAACCAGCAAGATGATATAATATCCTTCTGCATCTGCAGTCGCACCCCGGTTTGTTCCCGTGATTACGACGTTGGCACCGGGCAATGGATCGCCTTTGATATCCATTACCCTGCCAGCTATCTTACCCGTTGTTGCCGCCTGTGCCCAGTCCTGCACACCCAGGACACAAACCAGCAAAACGGACAAAAATGCTAACTTTCTTATCATCTCTATGCCTCCTTATATAAAGAGTTATTACATCACGTAGTACTTGACCGAAAGTCCGATCTCGAAATAGTGCAGCGGAAAGGTCCGCGCGACGCCATAAGATTCCATCTGGCGCAATTCCCCGATCAGCAAGTTCCATCGCGCCCGCGCATCCACTGCTGCGCGATCACTTGCCAATACCTCTATACCCAAACCCACGTTGAGTCCCCACGCCACATCCGTGTCGTCAAACGGCGCCAGTTCCAATGTCGTATCGATCCCCCCGCCCAGGTTCGGTTGTCCCGCAAAGATCAGGCCAGATACCGAATTTTTGTAGTGGTAAAACCCACCGCCATAGGCGATGAAGGGACCTCCGGTCACGCCATCCGAACCACCTGTTCGCGCTTTCAGATGATACAGGCCGTTGATCGTAAAGGCATTGACTGTCATGTAATTGCGCGCCAGCGGACTTGTGATTTTCTGCCACTCTTCCGGCTTGTCTTCGGGCCAGTAAAAGGTGGCGTCTTCGATTTTGCCAGGATCAAAGCGCGTGCGGTGAAATTCCACCTCTAAGGTATTGCGCGCATCCCGCGCATAGGTGAAATACAGCCCGAATGCTTCCTGCGCGCGGAAACGATCCTTCATGCCGAATACGGGAAAGTTGAAGTTTCCGCTCAAGCCCAGGCCGACTTTCCCCACCACGCCTGTGTCCTGCCCATGGGCATCGCCATAGCTATTGCCCGGAAGCGCGAAGAACATCAAACAAATTGCGGAAATTATCACTCGTTTCATACGCAACCCTCCTTGTGACGCCCACTCAATGCGAGTGGGGTTAATTGCTGTGAAAAGACAAATATTTCCATAGCTAATAAAAGTAAGACTTAAAAATAAATGTTAATAATAATTGAGGTAATAGTAAGTATTAGCTTACCAAAATTTAAAACGCCTGTACTCAGATGTCAAGCGGTTTCGATACAAAAAATTCTGCCATTTGGCAGAATAGTATAGATATATGCACTTATAATAAAATGTTTGTATCTGCTTGCGATTATTTAGTATAATAAATATAAGGGAATCAGAGCACCCACTACCGGTTCAGGAGATTTGGGTATGTCAAGGGTGCTTGTCGTATTTGCGTTGTTGGTATTTGTAACCTCTGCCTCGGCTGACCCCCCACGGCTTTATCTCGATACGCTGATTGAAATTCCCGCGTATAACAATAACTTACAGGAGGTGACAGAGAAACAACCGGGTGATACCATCAAATTTCAGATTTTCGCGCCTGATGCTGCAGGGCACAAGAGTCACGGTTACGTCGTTGAACTGGCTTTGCCGGGCAAAGCGTTTGACAGTTATATCGGCGATATCAACGGAATTGGATGGACTGAAAAAAATATGCGTTTTGCTCGCGCCAGGTCGGGCAATCCGACTTTAGCTATGCTGTCTCTCGCCTCGGTAACGATTCCGGAGAACGGCTACTTAGGCGAGATTACACTGAACGTGGCACATCCGCTAACTTCAGATATTGTTCTGATTATTCAAGCAGCAGCATGGGCAAATGGGGATGGGATTCAAGATATGGATGCGTCCGACGCGGCGATATCCTTTATGGAAACTCCCCTTTTTCCCGGCGATTTTGACGGTAACGAGATTGTCAACATGACCGATTTCTTATTTTTTGTTGCTGCGTTTAATACCCGTTCGGGAGATGCCAAATACAATGTGCTGGCGGATATGAATCGCAACGGGACCGTTGATATGTTCGACTTTTTACTCTTTGTCACTGCGTTTGGTGGGTAGCGGTTCGTAGAATATGAACTTGATCTAAATAATATCATTTAATAAATCAAACATCTCCCGCTTACCGAATCCCAAAGGTCGTTTTTTTCGTGACCTGCACGCCGCTTACCAGATCTTCTACGGTGACCTGCACTTCATGGTCGCCTTTTCCGGCTCCGTCGAGATTTAGTTCCACATAAGAGAGACCGTCTGTGGTATTTCCGGTCTGGTCATAGGTTACGCTCACGCCCTGTTCCCCTTCCTCTTTTCCCAGCAGACGCCCCAGTCCGGCGAGGACGCGGGCACCCTGGCCCTTCTGGTCCTTAGATCGGATGTCATAGGACACGCGGTAATGCGTTTGTCCAAATTCATTTTTACTCAGGTGATAGATCTCAAAATAGAGAAAGGCCGGATGTTTTTCCGGGAATGCCCATACCGACATGGGCATTATGTTTAATCCCTGTTTGACAAAAACCCCTTCTGATGGTGTCTCATCTGAGATTGACCAGGCCAACTCGATGTCGCTCAAGTTCAAGTCGGCTCTGGCATAGTCTTCCAAAACCACCTGTTGTCTGTAAATCTGAAACCGCCGCGTTTCCGCCTCCCGAACCCGCAGGCCGAGTTCATAGGTTCCCGGCGGTGCTTCTATGGCGGCCATGTCCAATACCAGGTTTTGCCATCCTCTGGATGTATCGACGGAGGCTTGTAAAAAGGTTTCATCGAGGAAAAATTTTCGCTCGTCCCGGTAGGTTTGATCCACTTCGGGATCTGTTAGTGCGGCACTGCGTATGACCCATGTGCCCTCCTGCTTTTTGAGTAGCGAATCCGGCGGGATGCCGCTGTAGATTTCCAGGCGCGTGCTGCCGTTTTTTCCCTTAAAGCTGGCGGTGCGGTACCAGAAATCCAGGGGTTGGGCACCCCGGGCAAAGTCGTGAAAGTCGGGTATCCGCCCGGCCATTTTGTTTAGTACCAGTTCTGGAGAATGGTACAGAAAATCCGTGAGGTCTCGCACGGCGACATAGCGCTCTTTTAATTCGTTGGGTACATGCGTGGGTACGGGGGCAAACTCGAAATTGCCCTGAAAATACTCGTCGGTAAATGTGACCTCCAGGCCCTCCGCGACCATGGTATATACCCAGGATTCCCAGGGTACAATGCTGGCGTCTTCGCGGTTGGTTACGGGCATGAACAGGCCCATCGCCTGCTCGACAAACCGCTCCTGGCGCACCCGCGACGGGGAGAAGCTCAGGTCACCCGTGTTCACATCGCCCAGTGCGGCGAGGGTTTGCTCTTGATCCACAATTCGGTTCACCTGGTCGCCTTCACCCGCGTCTGCAGCCTGCACCCGTTCTGACAATTCGGTGCGTTCGGCATCCTGGGCATCTTCCAGCACAAATATGAGTTGGATCTCGTCCGAGGTTAAGCCCAGGTCTTGGGGATCGGGTGCTTTGGTGCTGAAAGCCCGGTTGCTTCGAACGGGATATACCGGTCCTGTGAAAAATTCACCCACGGCGTCCGGGCCGTAGAGATCTACGGCCATTCGCTCTTTGATGCGCTGTGCTTTGGCCGGCATGTCGGCATTCAGGCGGTCGGATGTTGAGCGATAGTCGGGTTCACCGTAGCGGATGTACACTTCGCCCCGTCGGTCCCAGGGATATATCGCTTTTGAAAAGTGTGTGCGTGCGTGCCAGACCCGACGGTAGTGTTCGGCCTGGCGCAAAAATCCACCGGATACGCGCGATAGGTCGTGCCGAATCCAGAAGCGGCGCAGAAAGGCTTCGCGCTCGATAGCCGATGTGACTCTGGAAAGGGATTCCAGTTCGGGTATGGAGGCTAATAGGGAGATGTCCCGGTAAAGTGCTGCTTCTGCGGCATCGAGGAGGGTGATGTAGTTGCGAAAGATGCGTACGGCCCGTTCGCCATTGCCTTCATAGAGAAAGACCTGGGCTATCAGAGGTAAAAAACGTCGCGTTTCGACTGCATTGCCCAAATAGGTAAACAGGTCTCGCAGTTCGGCAAAGCGTTCGTTCATGGCGTAAATTACGCCCAATTGATAGGCGATATCCAGGTCTTCAGGAGCCTGCCATACACAGCGTTTGTACAGGTCGATTACCCGGTTCCACTCGTCCTTTTTTTTGTGGTGTTCCGCCATGATTTTGCTGGCTGCGATATCTGTTGAGTCCCGTTCAAGTGCCCGTTCGGATGCCCTTTTCAAGGAGCGGTCTTCTTCCATGAGTCGCACGAGGTCGAGGTGGTAGCGTATTTTTTTTGATTTGGGGGCGAGAGCGATTGCTTTTTCGAAATGTGTTTTGGCTCCGCGGATATCTTCCTTCTGGTAGAGTGCGATCTGTCCCAGTCCGTCGTGCGCTTCTGCGAGGTCTGGGTTTAAGCTCAGTGCCTTTTCAAATGCCTGTCTGGCTTTTTTCCATTGTTTTTTCCGCTCGCGAGATTCCAGATATGCCGTGCCCAGGCGGGCGTAGCCTTCGGCCAATTCCGGGTCCAGGTGTACAGCTTCTTGCAATAGGTCTATCGCGTGCCGCGCACTGTCCATCTCAATCCTCACATCTGCAGCCATCACGAGAGAGTCCGGCCGGGTCATCAGGGTTATGAAGGGCTGTTCTGCCTTTGATCCACTTGCAATCAGAAAGATGTATATGGGAATCAGTCGAATTGCAAAAAACCGAACGCATTTTTTCATGGTGTCCTCACTCGATCTCGTCGGGTGTTTCCAATTTAAAGCTCGCGGTTTTGGTCACTTTTTGTCCGTCTTTGCGGTCCATTGCAGCGACCTCAATGACGTATTCCCCCGGCTCGGAACCAGATAGGTCAAGTGCCAGATAGTTGACTACGTTGTCGGCATCGCCCGTCTGATCATAAGAAATCGCAATTTGTTCTTCGTTCTGGTCTATGCCTACCAGTTTTCCCAGGCCACCGAGTACTTTTGCGCCAAACGACTGTCCGGAACGCGGTTTTAAGCGGTAGGATATCTGGTAGTCCGTCTGTCCGAATGCGTCCTGGCTCAGTCCGTAAATTTCGTAGTAAAGATAAATTAGATGCCGCTGTGTATAATGCCGCGTGGCCAGTGGAATGACTTCCAAATTCTGTTTGACAAAATGTCCTTTTCCGGTGGTCTGTTCAATTGAAGCCGCCATTTCGATATCGCTCAGCCAGAGTTTGCCGTGCCGATAAGACGGGACCCGCAAGGGCATGCCATAGACCTGCGTGCGTCCAGATCGCTCTTCGATGGCCTGTACGGCGAGGTAGTACGATCCGGGTTTTACATCCAGTGCGATTACATCGGGAATGATCCCGGTTTTTCCATCTACCCGCAGCACTGCTCGCTGTGCTGCTTTAAATACCGGATCGCCTTTTGCATTGTAGAGAACGGCTCCCCGATTTATCCGAACATCCCCGCCATCTCGCGTCAATGCGGAGGCGGGAAATCCATAGTAGATCTCTAGGCGCGTGCTGTCGCCCAGTCCCCGAAATGTGGCGGGATAGGCCGCGTAATACAGGGGTTCGGCGAGAAATGCGGGTACGTAGATTTCTCTGGGAGCCTGGCTTATAATTTGTTCGGGTATGAGAGGCTCCCAGAGGTGGCGCATTTTGGTCGCCATTTCCGCGGGTAATACGGCGTAGTCAAAAACGCCATCGGGCGCGCCGGGCATCTGGCGAAACGCGATTTCCACGCCTTCTCCCAATCCCGGATAGATCCAGTATTCCCACGCCCGGCGATCCTGGATCGGGAAGATGGGGCGTCCCAGAAATGCACCCAGTCCTCCCACGGCCATCGCCGATTCGGCCCGCTTTCGGATCTGTTCGCTTTTCTGATTCCGCTCGGATGATCGGTTGTACAGTCTCTGGAACTGCCTTTCGAGTTGGCGTTGTGCCTGTTCTGCGCCGGCTCCGCGGTGGGTCACATTGGCGCTGTCGCTATCAGCGGCGTAATCTGATAGCAGTATTTCGGCTGCCCAATCTACGCGGTCTAATAGCCGCTGTTTGACATCCCAATCTTCGGGATGGGATTCGCGTTGCCGATCCTCGGACGCGCTTTTGTGGGATGGCGTGCCATAGCGCACATAGACTTCACCCCGTCGATCCCACGGAAAAACCGCTGTCCCGAAATGCTCTCGTGCATAAGCTACCCGGCGGAAGTGTTCGACCCTTCGCTCGTTGACGTCTGTAATGGGTGTGGGGTCTCGGCGTTTCCAGAATTGTTGCAGTAGTACTTGTCTGTCCTTTGCCTGCTGAAATGCCTCTGTTTCCCTTTCTGAGGCGAGTAGGGAAATATCTTCATAAGGCGTCCGCTCTCTGGTGCTCAGGCCAGCTATATAGGTTTCGAAAAGGGTCTCGGCTTTTTCGTAATTTTTTCGTTCCAGATAGACTTCGGCGAGTTCCAGCATGTATTGTCGCTGGTTTGTGCCCTGAGTTTGCATGAGCCGCGATAGGGTGCGCGCGGCCTGGTCCGTACGAGATAAGGTGCGGTAGAGTTGTCCCAGTCGCCACATGGCGTCTTTGTGTGCGGGATTGACCGCCAGTTGTTTTTCGTAATATTCTATTGCGCCGTCTTTTTTTAATAGGTCGTATTCATACATAAAGCCCAGGCGATAATACGCATCTGGATGGTCCGGGTCCATCTCGACCACCTGTTCGAAAGCTCTGATGGCATCGCGATTCATGAGATTCAGGTGCGTCAGGCCAATGTGGTATTGGGCTTCTACATAGTCGGGCTTTTCGGCCAGGGCACGACAAAAATAATCAATGGCACGCACCCACTGGCCTTTCTCACGGGCATAGACGAGGCCCATGCCAAAGTAGGCTTCGGGCATTTTTCGCCGGTATTTTTCCGCGTTTCGAAAGGCTTTTCTGGCTTTGCTAAGCTGATCCTGGGTCAGATACACATGTCCCAATCCACAGTGGGTTGGGGCGTGTTTTTTATTTGTTTTTAGTGATTGCTCAAACAAAATTTTCGCGCGGTCTATTTCTCCTGCTTTGAGTGCCTGATTACCCAGGAGATAGAGAGAGTCCACAGCAGCAGGATCCGCCCAAATTGGTGCACTCGTCCAGAATATTCCAAAATTCAGGACGAGTGCAATGCA contains:
- a CDS encoding TonB-dependent receptor, encoding MIRKLAFLSVLLVCVLGVQDWAQAATTGKIAGRVMDIKGDPLPGANVVITGTNRGATADAEGYYIILLVLPGTHSMEASLVGYQKVVQQDVKVVVGYTSTVDFRLTETALEAAELIVTAERPPVEPDKTASKYYVTADEIDLQPVVKDARAWAGLQPGVQKDGRSVRQGNFQMDEGERRAGWYTTTPKPISLTYTVDGVRMVNNDRRAANMFTGVNRASIQEISVVTGVPEAEYGNMDAGIINIVTREGSRDYHGFFEYRYTVAGKRHYGFNAYDPIIHLNQGTGRSRIRLDDPAWLQEKEDIGADGLPGTADDSGRLVHIQPDDYTDVSGHRVEGSISGPIGDKTSFHVSAQTDRQPVQRPDPALRSLPNYQVTGKLTFGVRPNINLKLGGVYGTNQNFRNTRESALSAGRDLYLPAGIDGAGKEIEWNSMLYAYLTHSLSSRTLYELRISRSDSEQDTSGMPIETFNVVRDHDKWFTATPREVRDYRLNRQTRHNLKFDFSSQVTKGNFFKAGAEATWFRTYQWESQSRGTSGSYRVWTMYDYYESAQNRLGADGQMDFVPATTVNGVKLPDLRGAGNLDDPAWNAFRDYPRGAFQLGAYAQDKMEFEGMVVNVGVRLDAYDHGGQTRPEPVWSVLPQNRWFADADASLARQGQTPYPNNPQSFPTYDGLNMFKLSPRFGVSHPITARSAIHFSYGRFFVLPIFYAMYGQTWQAASGRSIAEDLNADNRYSSYEYYGGLEMGSTKRGSTNSRPGSTVNYEVGVDWNFVSDYTANATMFYRRTEDYLQQNNTFLHDPVEKQIKRAHWYQNAYSGETRGLELAVSKRFTNFFSFRATWSWYWEQNNFYGGREWVGRWFVDSDFLAKDAYRFKFAIDETTGERIWQPLSSAEVNAIGMFADQLVQQEIDANRELWITEKFANQVPDAQVGFPWTDERNIAARIHTIGGVRGPANMRDATGDGSITFLFATPEGYGPEVGGSKVLSDLNVNLVLRIEPGTFFRYSQPTPSPSTANKLIRNQLLFTNPTAFRTDLGIQKGFRIGKLRPTVFFEATNLFNAKKPRPIRRWNFFHDIPKYGLAENQPTPVVVRDNNQIWDQWNSYTNRTREIYFGVRTSM
- a CDS encoding dockerin type I domain-containing protein, with protein sequence MSRVLVVFALLVFVTSASADPPRLYLDTLIEIPAYNNNLQEVTEKQPGDTIKFQIFAPDAAGHKSHGYVVELALPGKAFDSYIGDINGIGWTEKNMRFARARSGNPTLAMLSLASVTIPENGYLGEITLNVAHPLTSDIVLIIQAAAWANGDGIQDMDASDAAISFMETPLFPGDFDGNEIVNMTDFLFFVAAFNTRSGDAKYNVLADMNRNGTVDMFDFLLFVTAFGG
- a CDS encoding GWxTD domain-containing protein; the protein is MKKCVRFFAIRLIPIYIFLIASGSKAEQPFITLMTRPDSLVMAADVRIEMDSARHAIDLLQEAVHLDPELAEGYARLGTAYLESRERKKQWKKARQAFEKALSLNPDLAEAHDGLGQIALYQKEDIRGAKTHFEKAIALAPKSKKIRYHLDLVRLMEEDRSLKRASERALERDSTDIAASKIMAEHHKKKDEWNRVIDLYKRCVWQAPEDLDIAYQLGVIYAMNERFAELRDLFTYLGNAVETRRFLPLIAQVFLYEGNGERAVRIFRNYITLLDAAEAALYRDISLLASIPELESLSRVTSAIEREAFLRRFWIRHDLSRVSGGFLRQAEHYRRVWHARTHFSKAIYPWDRRGEVYIRYGEPDYRSTSDRLNADMPAKAQRIKERMAVDLYGPDAVGEFFTGPVYPVRSNRAFSTKAPDPQDLGLTSDEIQLIFVLEDAQDAERTELSERVQAADAGEGDQVNRIVDQEQTLAALGDVNTGDLSFSPSRVRQERFVEQAMGLFMPVTNREDASIVPWESWVYTMVAEGLEVTFTDEYFQGNFEFAPVPTHVPNELKERYVAVRDLTDFLYHSPELVLNKMAGRIPDFHDFARGAQPLDFWYRTASFKGKNGSTRLEIYSGIPPDSLLKKQEGTWVIRSAALTDPEVDQTYRDERKFFLDETFLQASVDTSRGWQNLVLDMAAIEAPPGTYELGLRVREAETRRFQIYRQQVVLEDYARADLNLSDIELAWSISDETPSEGVFVKQGLNIMPMSVWAFPEKHPAFLYFEIYHLSKNEFGQTHYRVSYDIRSKDQKGQGARVLAGLGRLLGKEEGEQGVSVTYDQTGNTTDGLSYVELNLDGAGKGDHEVQVTVEDLVSGVQVTKKTTFGIR
- a CDS encoding tetratricopeptide repeat protein; protein product: MSKKGWHIGCIALVLNFGIFWTSAPIWADPAAVDSLYLLGNQALKAGEIDRAKILFEQSLKTNKKHAPTHCGLGHVYLTQDQLSKARKAFRNAEKYRRKMPEAYFGMGLVYAREKGQWVRAIDYFCRALAEKPDYVEAQYHIGLTHLNLMNRDAIRAFEQVVEMDPDHPDAYYRLGFMYEYDLLKKDGAIEYYEKQLAVNPAHKDAMWRLGQLYRTLSRTDQAARTLSRLMQTQGTNQRQYMLELAEVYLERKNYEKAETLFETYIAGLSTRERTPYEDISLLASERETEAFQQAKDRQVLLQQFWKRRDPTPITDVNERRVEHFRRVAYAREHFGTAVFPWDRRGEVYVRYGTPSHKSASEDRQRESHPEDWDVKQRLLDRVDWAAEILLSDYAADSDSANVTHRGAGAEQAQRQLERQFQRLYNRSSERNQKSEQIRKRAESAMAVGGLGAFLGRPIFPIQDRRAWEYWIYPGLGEGVEIAFRQMPGAPDGVFDYAVLPAEMATKMRHLWEPLIPEQIISQAPREIYVPAFLAEPLYYAAYPATFRGLGDSTRLEIYYGFPASALTRDGGDVRINRGAVLYNAKGDPVFKAAQRAVLRVDGKTGIIPDVIALDVKPGSYYLAVQAIEERSGRTQVYGMPLRVPSYRHGKLWLSDIEMAASIEQTTGKGHFVKQNLEVIPLATRHYTQRHLIYLYYEIYGLSQDAFGQTDYQISYRLKPRSGQSFGAKVLGGLGKLVGIDQNEEQIAISYDQTGDADNVVNYLALDLSGSEPGEYVIEVAAMDRKDGQKVTKTASFKLETPDEIE